The DNA window ATGAAATTTGGAGTAGTTGTATTCCCCGGCAGCAATTGCGATCAGGACATGATAGATGTACTTGAAAGCATGAAAGCCAAATATAAAAATGAGGTGGTGCGGTTATGGCACAAAGATCACGACCTGCAAGGCTGCGACTTTATTATCTTGCCTGGTGGCTTTAGTTATGGGGATTATCTGCGCTCGGGGGCTATAGCACGCTTTTCGCCTATCATGCAAGAGGTGTGCGAGTTTGCTGATAAGGGTGGCTTTGTGATGGGAGTATGCAATGGGTTCCAGATATTATGCGAAGCACATCTGTTGCCCGGGGCGCTGCTACACAATAATACCAGGAGGTTTGTTTGCAAAAATGTATTTATAAAAGCAATAAGCGATGAGTTTATTATTACCAGCAAACTTAGCACAACCAAAGCATTAAAAATTCCTATTGCTCATGGAGAAGGAAAATTTTATGCGGACGATAATGCCATGCGCGATATCTATCAACATAATCAAATCGTATTTAAGTATTGTGATGCCAATGCTGTGGTTACAAGTGATGCCAATCCCAATGGCAGCATGGATTGCATAGCGGGCATATCCAACCGAACCAAAAATGTTTTTGGTATGATGCCACACCCTGAGCGAGCAGCCGATGCCGCACTGGGCAATACAGATGGGTTGCTCATTTTTCAAAGCATCTTTAATTCGATAGAAGTAGTCTAATCTTGTTAATAGCATCGCTATTCTAAACTGAATTTTTTTATTCCTTTTTTACTCCCGATTTAATTTTTCAACTTGCGCTTTATAAGCAAACTTGTGCGCATACTTAAAAAAATATCATCACTAAGCATTCTAATTTATTTGCTTGCCTTGCTTACAAGCTGCGCCATTCGTGTTGTTCCCAGCGGTGGCACCAAGGATGCTGCACCACCTGCTTATGTCAAATCTTTGCCTGCAAACTATGCTACTAATTTTACCGGAAACGAAATTGAAATTGTATTTGATGAAAACATTGTACTCTCGCAAGCTGACAGGCAAGTAATTGTATCGCCAATCATGCAACCAAAGCCTGAAGTAAGCAGTCGCAGGAATCGTTTAAAATTAAAGTTACCAGAAAGTCTTACTCCCAATACAACGTATACCATTAACTTTGGAAATGCCATTACTGATTTGCATGAAGGCAATGCCTATGGAGGATTTCAGTTTGTTTTCAGCACGGGCAGTATAATTGATTCGTTAAAATTTTCGGGAACTATTTTGCATGCCTCCGACTTGCATGCAGAGAAAAGCGTATTGGCAATGTTGTATAGTGACACAGATGATAGTTGCATTTATAAACACGAGCCCGATTATTACAGCCTCACTGACGAATCTGGAAATTTCACTATAAAAAATATTCGCCCCGGAACTTACAAGCTTTTTGGAATGAAGGATGTTAGCAACAATCTAATGTTTGAAAAAGGGGCAGACATGATTGCTTTTAACACGCAATCATTGCAAATACCGCGTGATAGTATGGCAACGATGCTTATGTTTAATGAGCGCGATTATTTTCCAAAACTAAAATCAGCTAAAAAAGATTTGAAGGGCCGTATAAAAATTATCACCTCTGCAGCAGTGCCAGATTTTGATTTCGATGTCTTAAACAAATCTATCAGCAAAGAAAAATGTACCATCATAAAAAACCTGGGCAACGATACGTTATTCTTGTTTTATAATGATAGCATGGCTGATAGCCTCAACATGGTATTGCGCAACGGCAGCCTATTGCTCGATACCGTTTTTATAGAATTAAAATCGAAGCGCTCCGCTTCAGGTGGCCGTGGTGAAACCGCTTTAGGCGGCTCCATTATTTCTAATCTATCAGGCAATTTTCTCGACCTAGGAAAATTACTGCATTTGAATTTTCAATTTCCTGTTCAAACTATCGACAGCAGTAAAATAACTTTACGCATAGATAGTATTGCTACAAGTCCCATAGTATTAACCTTTGCTAACGAGCATCGTATGCAACTGGTGATGAACCACAACATGCTTCCCGGCAAACGATATGAGCTAAGTTTATTGCCCGGTGCATTTACCGATTTGCTAGGCAATAAAAACGATACCACTATCATTACCTGGAATACCCGCGAACCAAGATACTACGGAACGTTTACAGTAACCGTTAGTAATCTTGACATCAACAATAAAATTATTCAACTGGTAACTGAAAAAGATGAGGTGGTGGCAGCACAAAAATTGAATTCAACAAAAATTGAATTTAATAATCTGGAGCCAATGCTGTATCGTGTAAAATTAATTGATGATAATAATGGCAATGGCATATTTGATTCGGGTATGTATTATACTAAAAGACAACCTGAACGTGTGCATTATTTTCCTAAGACCATCAATATCCGGTCTAATTGGGATGTTAGTGAGGAGTGGAAATTTTAAATAAAATGAAGTGTGTGTTTAATTCCTTATTAATTGATTTCTTTTGTAGGATATGCAAAAAAAATCGCCCCGATTTTGCTTCAGCAAAATCGGGGCGATTACATTTATAACAGTTTATTAGTTAGTCTATCACCGGTACAATATTTTCTTCAATCTTTTTTTGAATCCATTGTGTGGTTACCGAACTTGGCCGTTCGATGGGCGAGCCAAGCGCTCTATCCCAAAGCAACGATGTAAGCACTCCAATAGCCCGCGATACTCCAAACAATACGGTATAAAAGTCATACTCTGTTAATCCATAATGCATAAGTAATATACCTGAATGCGCATCAACGTTAGGCCATGGGTTTTTAATCTTACCTGTTGACTTCAATATTTCGGGAGTAACTTCATATAGTAACTGTACAATTTTAAACAACTCATCATCGGCCATATTTTCTTTTGCAAAATCCTGTTGCGCTGTGTAGCGAGGATCTGTTTTTCGTAAAACGGCATGCCCGTATCCGGGCACAACGCGTCCTTCGGCAAGTGTGCTTTTAATGTATGCAGCAAGTTGTTCTTTACTAGGCATTCCTCTAAACTCTTCGCGCAATTCCAATATCCAACGTGCAACCTCTTGTGCAGCCAAGCCATGCAATGGGCCTGCCAATCCGTTCATTCCTGCTGCAAGCGATAGGTAGGCATCGCTCAAGGCACTACCAACCAGATGTGTAGTATGTGCTGATACATTTCCTCCTTCGTGATCAACATGTATGGTTAAATACAGGCGCATCAATTTGCGCATTCCGCGGCTGTCAAACCCAAGCATGTGGGCAAAGTTGGCAGCCCAATCCAATTTAGGATTTGGTTCAATATGTACTCCTCCTTTATACATGTTGCGATATATATAAGCCGCTATTCTGGGTAGTCGTGCTATCAGGGTAATTACATCTTCAAACATGGGATCCCAATACTCCTTCTTGTTCATTCCCTCGCGGTAGCGTTGTGCAAATTGACTTTCAGTTTGTAATGCCATTATAGCCATACTAAACTGCGTCATAGGATGTGTTTTGGCCGGCAACTTATCAAGCATATCAAATACATGC is part of the Bacteroidota bacterium genome and encodes:
- the purQ gene encoding phosphoribosylformylglycinamidine synthase subunit PurQ, producing MKFGVVVFPGSNCDQDMIDVLESMKAKYKNEVVRLWHKDHDLQGCDFIILPGGFSYGDYLRSGAIARFSPIMQEVCEFADKGGFVMGVCNGFQILCEAHLLPGALLHNNTRRFVCKNVFIKAISDEFIITSKLSTTKALKIPIAHGEGKFYADDNAMRDIYQHNQIVFKYCDANAVVTSDANPNGSMDCIAGISNRTKNVFGMMPHPERAADAALGNTDGLLIFQSIFNSIEVV
- a CDS encoding citrate (Si)-synthase, eukaryotic, with the protein product MERIKQKFIEKATPVAAQIKDIVKQHGNFKLGEYTVEQVYSGMKGMIGMITETSKLDSEEGIRFRGYSIPELREKLPHSSEGPEPLPEGMFYLLLTGDLPTEQDVKEINNEWMKRATVPKHVFDMLDKLPAKTHPMTQFSMAIMALQTESQFAQRYREGMNKKEYWDPMFEDVITLIARLPRIAAYIYRNMYKGGVHIEPNPKLDWAANFAHMLGFDSRGMRKLMRLYLTIHVDHEGGNVSAHTTHLVGSALSDAYLSLAAGMNGLAGPLHGLAAQEVARWILELREEFRGMPSKEQLAAYIKSTLAEGRVVPGYGHAVLRKTDPRYTAQQDFAKENMADDELFKIVQLLYEVTPEILKSTGKIKNPWPNVDAHSGILLMHYGLTEYDFYTVLFGVSRAIGVLTSLLWDRALGSPIERPSSVTTQWIQKKIEENIVPVID
- a CDS encoding Ig-like domain-containing protein, with the translated sequence MRILKKISSLSILIYLLALLTSCAIRVVPSGGTKDAAPPAYVKSLPANYATNFTGNEIEIVFDENIVLSQADRQVIVSPIMQPKPEVSSRRNRLKLKLPESLTPNTTYTINFGNAITDLHEGNAYGGFQFVFSTGSIIDSLKFSGTILHASDLHAEKSVLAMLYSDTDDSCIYKHEPDYYSLTDESGNFTIKNIRPGTYKLFGMKDVSNNLMFEKGADMIAFNTQSLQIPRDSMATMLMFNERDYFPKLKSAKKDLKGRIKIITSAAVPDFDFDVLNKSISKEKCTIIKNLGNDTLFLFYNDSMADSLNMVLRNGSLLLDTVFIELKSKRSASGGRGETALGGSIISNLSGNFLDLGKLLHLNFQFPVQTIDSSKITLRIDSIATSPIVLTFANEHRMQLVMNHNMLPGKRYELSLLPGAFTDLLGNKNDTTIITWNTREPRYYGTFTVTVSNLDINNKIIQLVTEKDEVVAAQKLNSTKIEFNNLEPMLYRVKLIDDNNGNGIFDSGMYYTKRQPERVHYFPKTINIRSNWDVSEEWKF